Part of the Natronobacterium gregoryi SP2 genome, ACGACATCGTCGTCGCCGAACCCTGGGACTGGCAGGACGAGAAGGCTACCATCGAGTGGCGCTACACCAGTCAGGACGCCGACCAGCTCCGCCGCGAAGGCCATATCGACTGAACTTCATTTGCGATCGTGTCCGCGGTAGTACAGCTCTTTTTCGCCACAGTAGCACTGGCGCTTTCGAGAGCGAACGCTACTCCTGCCCAGATTGCCACTCGTCTCGTAGCAACCCGTACCAGCACATGTCGTGGTACTCGCCGCGATACCACGCCGCCTCTCGCAGCGTCCCCTCGTGTTCGAACCCGAGCGACTCCAGCAGCCCGATCGAAGCGTCGTTGAAACTCCCGACGCGAGCCTCGAGTCGCCGCAGGTTCCGGTCCTCGAACGCGTACTGTATCAGCCGTGCAGTCGCGTCGGAGCCGTACCCCTGGCCGTGGTGTTCGGGTGCGAACCAGTAGGCGATCTCTGCGGCCCGCGACCGGGACGTTTCGTCGGGACCGTACTGCGATCCCGTGAGGCTAAGGACGCCCAGCGGCTCTTCGTCGGTACAGGCCAGGCAGTGAACGCCGTCGGAACTCGAGAGGACGGTCTCGAAGAA contains:
- a CDS encoding GNAT family N-acetyltransferase, whose protein sequence is MPGPLFLEGNAVTLRPIEREDLEFLHRVMNDPAVWRPALDIDPMNYEQGEEFFETVLSSSDGVHCLACTDEEPLGVLSLTGSQYGPDETSRSRAAEIAYWFAPEHHGQGYGSDATARLIQYAFEDRNLRRLEARVGSFNDASIGLLESLGFEHEGTLREAAWYRGEYHDMCWYGLLRDEWQSGQE